In a single window of the Cervus elaphus chromosome 1, mCerEla1.1, whole genome shotgun sequence genome:
- the LOC122696580 gene encoding olfactory receptor 52N1 produces MSFLNGTSLTPVSFILNGIPGLEEVHLWVSFPLRTMYSIAITGNFGLMYLIYSEEALHRPMYIFLALLSFTDVLMCTSTLPNTLCILWFNLKEIDFKACLAQMFFVHTFTGMESGVLMLMALDRFVAICYPLRYATILTSSVIAKAGLLTFLRGVMLVIPFTFLTKRLPYCRGNVIPHTYCDHMSVAKISCGNVKVNAVYGLMVAVLIGGFDILCITVSYTMILRAVVSLSSAEARQKAFSTCTAHIFAIVITYVPAFFTFFTHRFGGRSIPPHIHIIMANLYLLMPPTMNPIVYGIKTKQIRTCITRFLLQGKDNPLHNI; encoded by the coding sequence ATGTCATTTCTGAATGGCACTAGCCTAACTCCAGTCTCATTCATCCTAAATGGcatccctggattggaagaagTGCATTTGTGGGTCTCCTTCCCTCTGCGTACCATGTATAGCATTGCAAtcacaggcaactttggccttatGTATCTCATCTACTCTGAAGAAGCCTTACACAGACCAATGTACATCTTCCTAGCCCTTCTTTCCTTCACAGATGTTCTCATGTGCACCAGCACGCTTCCCAACACTCTCTGCATATTGTGGTTCAATCTCAAGGAGATTGATTTTAAGGCCTGCCTGGCCCAGATGTTCTTTGTGCACACCTTCACAGGGATGGAGTCTGGGGTGCTCATGCTCATGGCCCTGGACCGCTTTGTGGCCATCTGCTACCCCTTGCGCTATGCTACTATTCTCACTAGTTCAGTCATTGCCAAGGCTGGGCTCCTCACTTTTCTTAGAGGTGTAATGCTTGTTATCCCCTTCACTTTCCTCACCAAACGCTTGCCGTACTGCAGGGGCAATGTCATACCACATACCTACTGTGACCACATGTCTGTGGCCAAGATATCCTGTGGCAATGTTAAGGTCAATGCCGTCTATGGTTTGATGGTTGCCGTCTTGATTGGGGGCTTTGACATCCTGTGCATCACAGTCTCCTACACCATGATCCTCCGGGCAGTGGTCAGCCTGTCCTCAGCAGAGGCTCGGCAGAAGGCCTTCAGCACCTGCACTGCACACATCTTTGCCATCGTCATTACCTATGTCCCAGCCTTCTTCACCTTCTTTACACATCGTTTTGGGGGACGCTCCATTCCTCCACACATACATATTATTATGGCTAATCTCTATCTACTCATGCCTCCTACAATGAATCCTATTGTGTATGGGATAAAAACCAAGCAGATACGAACATGTATCACTAGGTTCTTGCTTCAAGGAAAGGACAATCCTTTGCATAACATTTAA